The following proteins come from a genomic window of Fontisubflavum oceani:
- a CDS encoding Glu/Leu/Phe/Val family dehydrogenase, with amino-acid sequence MNVTAIAAPTHEEVIRVEDRASGLIGFIAIHSTELGPAAGGLRMRHYPSEAAALEDVLRLSRGMTFKNAAADLPLGGGKAVIMGDPKAKTAAQLRAFARAIDGLSGRYWTAEDMGMSPADMAVMAAVTPYVAGLPDGNFASGDPSPITARGIFNAIRITAKHRFGSPVLAGRHVAVQGLGHVGWHLCKLLRAAGADLTVADIDAARVAWAAQSFGAATVAPDEILAVEADVLAPCAIGGVLNAETIPALRVQAVAGGANNQLATEADGAALHQRGILYAPDYVANAGGIINVATEILRIEDREGFVSEKLTALDATLEAIFIRAADRAVGPDRVADETVASKMQRPRAA; translated from the coding sequence ATGAACGTCACAGCTATTGCCGCGCCCACCCATGAAGAGGTGATCCGGGTTGAAGACCGCGCAAGCGGGTTGATCGGGTTTATCGCCATTCATTCGACGGAGCTTGGGCCCGCGGCAGGTGGGCTGCGGATGCGGCACTATCCCAGTGAGGCGGCGGCGCTGGAGGATGTGCTGCGGCTGTCGCGCGGGATGACGTTCAAGAATGCGGCCGCCGATCTGCCGTTAGGCGGGGGTAAGGCGGTGATCATGGGCGATCCGAAAGCTAAGACGGCGGCGCAGCTTCGGGCCTTTGCGCGGGCGATCGATGGGCTTTCCGGGCGTTATTGGACGGCGGAAGATATGGGGATGAGCCCGGCGGATATGGCCGTGATGGCGGCGGTGACGCCTTATGTGGCGGGGCTGCCGGATGGCAATTTTGCCAGTGGCGACCCCTCGCCGATCACTGCGCGGGGGATTTTCAATGCGATCCGGATCACCGCGAAACATCGCTTTGGCAGCCCGGTTTTGGCGGGCCGTCACGTGGCGGTCCAAGGGTTGGGTCATGTTGGTTGGCATCTGTGCAAGCTGCTCCGGGCGGCGGGGGCGGATCTGACCGTGGCCGATATCGATGCCGCGCGCGTCGCCTGGGCGGCGCAGAGTTTTGGTGCGGCGACGGTGGCACCTGACGAGATTTTGGCGGTGGAGGCGGATGTTCTGGCGCCTTGCGCGATTGGCGGCGTGCTGAATGCCGAAACGATCCCGGCGCTCCGGGTGCAGGCCGTGGCGGGGGGCGCGAATAACCAACTGGCCACTGAGGCGGATGGCGCGGCGCTGCATCAGCGCGGCATCCTGTATGCGCCGGATTATGTGGCCAATGCCGGGGGCATCATCAACGTGGCGACGGAGATTCTGCGGATCGAAGACCGGGAGGGGTTTGTCAGCGAGAAGCTTACGGCACTGGACGCGACGCTGGAGGCGATTTTCATCCGCGCGGCAGACCGCGCTGTGGGGCCAGATCGTGTGGCCGATGAGACCGTTGCCAGCAAGATGCAGAGGCCCCGGGCGGCATGA
- a CDS encoding low molecular weight protein-tyrosine-phosphatase, which produces MTTRILCVCLGNICRSPTGQAVLASTLPGIEIDSAGTSNWHIGDPPYGPMIAAALKRGYGLSDQRARQIGPDDFNAFDLILAMDRKNLRDLDTMRPAGSHAQLALYLSLSPDTPEDVPDPYYTRDFNETLDLIEIGAKAWAAQPHIASAVSPKER; this is translated from the coding sequence ATGACCACCCGTATCTTATGTGTATGCCTGGGAAATATCTGCCGGTCCCCGACAGGCCAAGCCGTCCTGGCCAGCACCCTGCCTGGGATCGAGATCGACAGCGCGGGGACCAGCAATTGGCATATCGGTGATCCGCCCTATGGCCCGATGATCGCAGCCGCTTTGAAACGCGGATACGGCCTTTCGGATCAACGGGCCCGGCAGATCGGCCCCGATGATTTCAACGCCTTCGATCTGATTCTGGCGATGGACCGCAAGAATCTGCGCGATCTCGACACCATGCGCCCAGCCGGTTCACACGCGCAATTGGCCCTTTATCTGAGCCTTTCGCCAGACACGCCCGAGGACGTGCCCGACCCGTATTACACGCGGGATTTTAACGAGACCCTGGATCTGATCGAGATCGGCGCGAAAGCCTGGGCGGCTCAGCCGCACATCGCCTCCGCCGTGTCCCCGAAAGAGCGGTAG